In the Prochlorococcus marinus str. MIT 9312 genome, CTCTTTCAATCATCAATTCTCTGGCATCTTCGTCGCCATCTATTTTATATTCTGTAAAATTTACATTTTTTTTCTTAAGTAGTGATTTTGCTCGAATACAGAATGGGCAATATTGCCAAGTATAAATTTCAACTTTGGACATTTTTTTAAAATAATACTTAGTTTATACTATTAAACAAAAGTGCTTGTTAGATTATAAATAACGATTAAATTCTATTTT is a window encoding:
- the grxC gene encoding glutaredoxin 3 produces the protein MSKVEIYTWQYCPFCIRAKSLLKKKNVNFTEYKIDGDEDARELMIERADGRRTLPQIFIDNEGIGGCDDLYALENENKLEALLN